From Macaca fascicularis isolate 582-1 chromosome 14, T2T-MFA8v1.1, a single genomic window includes:
- the ALKBH8 gene encoding tRNA (carboxymethyluridine(34)-5-O)-methyltransferase ALKBH8 isoform X6, translating to MFAMDSSHQSNYKLSKTEKKFLRKQIKARHTLLRHEGIETVSYATQSLVVANGGLGNGVSRNQLLPVLEKCGLVDALLMPPNKPYSFARYKTTEESKRAYVTLNGKEVVDDLGQKIILYLNFVEKAQWKELRPQALPPGLMVVEEIISSEEEKMLLESVDWTEDTDNQNSQKSLKHRRVKHFGYEFHYENNNVDKDKPLPGGLPDICDSFLEKWLREGYIKHKPDQMTINQYEPGQGIPAHIDTHSAFEDEIVSLSLGSENTIVFFLHLNQVLADPLGCQCTHSLSGRHKVLTVNSESQ from the exons atg tttgcTATGGACAGCAGCCATCAAAGTAATTACAAACTCAGTAAAACTGAGAAGAAGTTCTTAAGGAAACAGATTAAAGCCAGGCATACTTTGCTGAGACATGAAGGCATTGAGACAGTATCCTATGCCACTCAG agcctGGTTGTTGCCAATGGTGGTTTGGGTAATGGTGTGAGTAGGAACCAGCTGCTCCCGGTTTTAGAGAAATGTGGACTGGTGGATGCTCTCTTAATGCCACCTAACAAACCCTACTCATTTGCAAGGTACAAAACTACGGAAGAATCTAAGAGAGCCTATGTCACCCTCAATGGAAAAGAAGTAGTGGATGATTTAGGACAAAAGATCATTCTGTATTTGAATTTTGTGGAAAAAG CACAATGGAAGGAGTTGAGGCCTCAAGCCTTACCACCAGGACTCATGgtagtagaagaaataatttcttctgAGGAGGAGAAAATGCTTTTGGAAAGTGTGGACTGGACCGAAGATACAGACAATCAAAACT CTCAAAAATCCTTAAAACACAGAAGAGTAAAGCATTTTGGTTATGAGTTCCACTATGAGAACAACAATGTAGATAAAGATAAACCATTACCTGGAG GTCTTCCTGACATTTGTGATAGCTTTTTGGAGAAATGGTTGAGGGAAGGTTACATTAAACATAAACCTGATCAAATGACCATAAATCAGTATGAACCTGGGCAAG GAATTCCCGCTCATATTGACACACATTCTGCTTTTGAGGATGAGATCGTTTCTCTCAGTTTGGGGTCAGAG AACACCATTGTCTTCTTTCTACATTTGAATCAAGTTCTGGCGGACCCTCTAGGCTGTCAGTGTACCCACTCACTCAGTGGTAGACATAAAGTGCTTACTGTGAACTCTGAGTCTCAGTGA
- the ALKBH8 gene encoding tRNA (carboxymethyluridine(34)-5-O)-methyltransferase ALKBH8 isoform X7, translating to MDSSHQSNYKLSKTEKKFLRKQIKARHTLLRHEGIETVSYATQSLVVANGGLGNGVSRNQLLPVLEKCGLVDALLMPPNKPYSFARYKTTEESKRAYVTLNGKEVVDDLGQKIILYLNFVEKAQWKELRPQALPPGLMVVEEIISSEEEKMLLESVDWTEDTDNQNSQKSLKHRRVKHFGYEFHYENNNVDKDKPLPGGLPDICDSFLEKWLREGYIKHKPDQMTINQYEPGQGIPAHIDTHSAFEDEIVSLSLGSENTIVFFLHLNQVLADPLGCQCTHSLSGRHKVLTVNSESQ from the exons ATGGACAGCAGCCATCAAAGTAATTACAAACTCAGTAAAACTGAGAAGAAGTTCTTAAGGAAACAGATTAAAGCCAGGCATACTTTGCTGAGACATGAAGGCATTGAGACAGTATCCTATGCCACTCAG agcctGGTTGTTGCCAATGGTGGTTTGGGTAATGGTGTGAGTAGGAACCAGCTGCTCCCGGTTTTAGAGAAATGTGGACTGGTGGATGCTCTCTTAATGCCACCTAACAAACCCTACTCATTTGCAAGGTACAAAACTACGGAAGAATCTAAGAGAGCCTATGTCACCCTCAATGGAAAAGAAGTAGTGGATGATTTAGGACAAAAGATCATTCTGTATTTGAATTTTGTGGAAAAAG CACAATGGAAGGAGTTGAGGCCTCAAGCCTTACCACCAGGACTCATGgtagtagaagaaataatttcttctgAGGAGGAGAAAATGCTTTTGGAAAGTGTGGACTGGACCGAAGATACAGACAATCAAAACT CTCAAAAATCCTTAAAACACAGAAGAGTAAAGCATTTTGGTTATGAGTTCCACTATGAGAACAACAATGTAGATAAAGATAAACCATTACCTGGAG GTCTTCCTGACATTTGTGATAGCTTTTTGGAGAAATGGTTGAGGGAAGGTTACATTAAACATAAACCTGATCAAATGACCATAAATCAGTATGAACCTGGGCAAG GAATTCCCGCTCATATTGACACACATTCTGCTTTTGAGGATGAGATCGTTTCTCTCAGTTTGGGGTCAGAG AACACCATTGTCTTCTTTCTACATTTGAATCAAGTTCTGGCGGACCCTCTAGGCTGTCAGTGTACCCACTCACTCAGTGGTAGACATAAAGTGCTTACTGTGAACTCTGAGTCTCAGTGA